One Carya illinoinensis cultivar Pawnee chromosome 5, C.illinoinensisPawnee_v1, whole genome shotgun sequence genomic window, CAATGGCGGGCGGGAGATTCCGCGAGCTCCTAAAGAAGTACGGGAAGGTGGCCTTGGGCGTCCACTTCTCGGTCTCTGCGGTTTCCATCACCGGACTCTACGTCGCCATCAACAACAACGTCGACGTCGAGTCCCTGCTCGAGAAATTGCACATGGGTGGTGTCGGCTCCTCCACCAAGGATCACGCTACCCctgaatcttcttcttcttcttccgagGGGTTTGTGGTCGAAAATGAGAGACTGACTTCAGAGTCTCAATCGACGGTGGTTATAGAGGAGAAGAAGCGGAATCGAGTGGCGGAGCTCACCGCCTCGACCGGTGGGGCTCTGGCCCTGGCTGTACTCTGTAACAAGGCTTTGTTTCCGATTCGGGTTCCCATTACCATTGCACTTACGCCTCCGATGGCGAGGTTCTTGGCTAGGAGGGGGATCGTCAAGAACGgtgcataatattttttttgagagAAAATTTGTTGGTTCTTTTTGGCCTGAActagttttccattttttcttgcCTATTGCAATGGGATTGATTATGGGTACGAATGAATATGTGCCTGGAAATTGTTGATCCACCTGAATTTCTGGTGAATAAATCACATTGATTAATCAAATCCTATTTTTATTATGTGCTGATaattagaaagagagagagagagcatgtaAGAAATAAAGCGTgattaattgaaaaagaaggtGGGGATATAgctatttaggattttatttaGAACACATATAAGAAAGGTTCCTCATTTTATGTAGTTTTGAATATCCCACTCTATGATAGCTCTTGTCAGCAATCTTCTGCATAAAAATGTTAAGTTTTCTGGATCACTCGGTGTAattttgtgaaaaaatgtccCAGAATTCTTGCTATAACTGTTATATTATAGAACCAGCGcgatttattaaaatttattattttttccgaATTTGCTGCTCAGACAAGTCCTACTTTTATGGATTTGGATCCCCTGCCGTTCCTATTTGGACTCTTAAAATTTAGAGTGGAAAAAAGATAAGGAAAATGCTGCAtccctattttatttgtatatatttttacttaattgttGAAAAAGTGTtgaaagtgtttttaaatgagcCTGTGAGtttctttttaaatgtttaaaggaatttaaaaaataattggaaaaaaatacataataaaaaagtaattttacactTCTCGATAATCCTCAATGGCCACTCTCGGTGGCCCTTCTAGGatccaaaaaataaacacataaaatTTATAGCTAAGTAAAATTCtcagataataataaatattcagtaaataatataaaatttattttatgtgcgCCCAATTTCAGGGAAAATAAATCCTTCTCTTATCTCTGTTAGTGATACTTAACGCTAGACCCTAGAGATCATGATATGCTCTGTTGTAATGAACTCAGTCTCATATCATGCTGTTGTAATATACTCATATCATGTTTTATCGTTAAGGAAGCCAAGCAAATATGCCAAGCAAATATTATGTTTGCTCGTCTTTTGTTAGATTAGTCCTCAACTCTTTGGTTGGTACGATCTGTGGTGGTAAGTTCTGAAGAGCGTCATCCAACGGTcccagaaaaataaattagaaaggaaatactctaaaagatttttattttctacacaTTAGTCTCAACTGTGGATTGTTGAACTCAACCACGGTGGTATCTCTTGATTTAGTGGATACTTTCTAGGAGAAAAACGACCTCCTCTCAACTTGTCTACAAGCAAGGTCTTAAATTCAGAAAATACAGGCATTTCAATAAAcgaacaggaaaaaaaaaaaaaaaatagtttcaaactaaatacaaaacaaacgCAATCATTTCCAATATGCTGTGTGAGCTGATGAAAAGtttcatttatgaaaaaaataggaGATCCAGCAATTTTGCAGACTAGCCTTCCAAACGAGACACGGGAACGTTTCTATCACAGTTCACATAAATCAAACGTTCCCAATGCAGGAAAGCCTTTTTACATTGATGGGTAGCTGCTGGAAATCTGAAGTAAATTAATGATAATGAATCAAAGACTGACCTAGTTGAAGTTGGTGGCTTGACCAAGATGTCTCCAAATACGCTAAGACTGTTGCAGATGCTTAAATTCAAGACAATCAGCTCCAACTTCACTAAGTGCCACGAAAAGCTTCGGCAATATCTTTGCTAGCATCAACTTGaaaccaactgaagttgaattGGCATTGCTCTTATCACTCACAGAGGCGTCCTCAGTTAGAGAGCCTATTAAACTACCTTTCATATATACATCACAGGCCTTAAGGATGTAATAACCACGCTTCCTGAAATGGTCTTTAACAAGCTCTTCGAAGTCCTAGAGAAGCCATTAAGAAGGTAAAATACTTTAATTAGTCAAAAAGAAATATAAGTGCAACTCTAACTTGATTATATATTAGATTCCCCGaaataataaaaacttttaCCAGGATGTTTTATTATACGGCACAATGCCTCAACACAATTAAAGAACAAACTAAATGTCTTCTTGTCTAATGTTCATCCAAAAACTTAATGCCACTATCTTTTGtacttaaagaataaaatattccCCTGCGGCTGACTACATGATTACTTTGTGACTTCACATAACGCCTTTGAACATACAGCtgaatgataataatattattgcAGGTTTGACCAGACTTTTGAACATACAGCtgaatgataataatattattgcAGGTTTGACCAGACTAAGCAACGGTTCTAGCCCGACTCAGAGAGCTTTCCACGCACACTACCACACCTTCATCAACAACGCTTACGGGataccatgcccaatgcacatctGCAAACGAGATTGATGTCCATGGAAGTGGGCAAGAGTGGGACTTGCTTAACAAAAGTGGAAGGATGGCTTAAGATATAAATCAGCCACCTTGTTTAgcaagcaaacaaaaaggacaaaaaaggaaaaaaaaaaaagaaaagaagaaaaagaaaaagaaacctaGGTGGCACCCCTCCTGGAGATCACCACAAAGTACTATGAATATTATCAGCACAAGGTTcccttgattttttaaaataaagtacAGGTGACAATAAGGTGGGAATGAAACTTTGTTGACAAGATTTTGGGCAAATAGGATATGTCTATGATAATAAACGGGAAAGGGGTtattcattataaaaaaaaaaaaaaaaaaaaaaaagcaaagggCTTTGAACCAAGAAAAGCTAATATTGAATACTGGAATAGGACACATTACCTTTGGGGGCTTCCGCATAAGATACATAATTGTCTTGCAATTTAGCAAGAAAGTATTCTCATTGTATGACAACGAATTCTTCTCTCCCTCAGGCGTCCCAATCTGCCTATCATAGCCAGCCTCATTAAAATACGGCTTAGAATTTAGCACCAATCCCTGGAGCGAAACAAGCACTTGTAGGATGCTAGAAGACTTTGGATCCCAGACTTCATTTCCTTTTCCAGTCCAAGTATTTAAAAGGCTAAGGCACACCTTGCCTTCTTCATATAAATTTGGATTTATCCGCCAGCCACCCGAATGATAGTATGATGACTGCACATCACAAACTTAGTCAGATAACAGATAAAGACACCCTTTTCCACATCAAACTGAACAAAAATGTCTTTGGGATCAGTGAGAAAATATGGAAAGCACAGCTTATAGACCAAAGATAGAACTAGAGATTAACATCAGTATATCTTACTGGAGGAACATCAGGGTACTCTGGTGGAAggtgaaaatcaaagaaaaagaggccATCTTGGTAAGGTGTCCCATATGCCCCAACTATAACAGCCCGTAAGAGATCCATTCGATCTTCATAAACTCGTACGTAGATTGTATCTGTTAAACACTTCTGTTTGTTAAAACCAAGAGTTGCTAAAATAggataaaattatcaaagccttGTAACATACTATAAATTTGATGTCCTAAGTATTGCTTACCAGGCAGATTATTCTGAAGGATGCTCCAATCTTGTTGAACCTTCTTATACCACTTCCTTCCATTGTTATTCTGCAAGATACATTCATTTGCAAAGGggttgaaaaaacaaaacacaaaaagtgATCCTTGTGAGAATGAGAGTGATAACTGAACATATTGAATAAGCATCTCCTTGCACATTCCGCCTCCCCcaatgcccccccccccccccccccccccccccccccccgcgtgCGGGGTTTTGACAAGATAACTATACATTCTTTTTCTAGTTTCAAAAGCTGAATTCCTCCAAAGCCCTTCCAAGTTACTGCACTCAATATATCCACATAGTTTTCCTTATGTGGATCTAACTGAAGAGTAAGCCTGTCAGATCTAACTAAATAAGGAAGTTTAATTGTAATTATGATAGAATGAAGCAAAACAACATTGGTATTTGTGGCATCAAGGATGATACCAAAAATGAAGAAGGCATTCACCTGTCCATATGCACCAAGAAAATAATGGTCCATGGGATCTTTAGCTATATCGAAGTGTTTGAAACCGCAAGTGTCATCCCCAGAACATGCTGGTGCATTTGATTCTTCAGTCCTCAAGTTACCTGAAGCCTCTGCCGCTTCTAACAGTTTTTGGGCCTCAGAGGCAAACTCTTCTTTAACATCTGTACCAAAACTATCAATGATGTTTGATTTCTGAGAACTAGACTCATTACTAGAATCTTTTCCCTCAGAAATCTGAATGATCTGCTGGGATTCAACCTCACTTTCAACTTTGGAATCCAAACAGCTTGGATCTATATTCTTTTGTCCCCGTGAGAATATCCCAGTGGCCAGTCTTGTAACAAACCGAAGTGCAGCTAAGGGAACTGACAGTGCTGTATTTTTGCCAGAATTCTCTCCACTTTCTTCTGGTTCAGAATTTGCGTAGTGGGCATCATGCAGCCCATCTTCCTGAACATCATTGACTACAATCATTCACTCGACCAGCAGAAAAAATGATATGCACTATTGAGTAAATCTTAGTTCTAGTACTAGCAAATTACACGcaaggaagaaaaatagaatatgAATTATGTACATTTTGGCAATCATGTAGAGGAGGAACTGACCATAAAGGTTCAGCTCCAATATAAGGACAGAGTATTTGTTTCCCAACATGCACTTGACCATCCAATCTATTACACTTGGAATTATTGTAAAATGAATGTCCATCATTAAGATTTTGAAAATCACAAAGTGGAATTAGAAAAGTTCAGATATGAGTGG contains:
- the LOC122309708 gene encoding uncharacterized protein LOC122309708, with the translated sequence MAGGRFRELLKKYGKVALGVHFSVSAVSITGLYVAINNNVDVESLLEKLHMGGVGSSTKDHATPESSSSSSEGFVVENERLTSESQSTVVIEEKKRNRVAELTASTGGALALAVLCNKALFPIRVPITIALTPPMARFLARRGIVKNGA